The Anopheles gambiae chromosome 2, idAnoGambNW_F1_1, whole genome shotgun sequence genomic sequence CTACCCGCGATCCGATGACCAGATCCTTAAAGTCGGCCCACGGACGATCGCCTTCACCGATCGGTCGGCGGGGTAGCTCCCGGGGCACGTAACCCTCCGACTCTTCGTCGGAGAAGTCGAGATTCTGCCAGGCCGCGAACGTGGGCGTTTCGAGCAGTGTCGCGGCCGTCCGGTGTGGCGATGGGTCACCTTCAACGGTCGCACTGATTAGGTCGGGCGTGTTTGGTTCTTTGATGCTGTCGCTGCCACTTTGCGACGAGCCCGGTTCGGTGTGATCGTTCGGAAAGCGCTCGCCCGCTGGTTCCAGCTCGGTGCAGGAGAACATAGGCTTCGTGTGTTGCTGTTCGGACTCTGGCTTTGTACCTTCGAGCTCGAGCTGATCTTCTTCCGGAGTTCTCAAGGCGCTAGCTACCAGGCTCATCATTTGCTCGTGGCCGGTGATTGGTTCGAGGAACTTCCGGAACGATATTCCACTCCGGGGAATGGCGGTCTGGGTTCCGCTGTCGCACGTTTCCACCCCGTCCGTCATCTGCGCAACGGAATGTGTCAGAATCACTAGAAGAAAAGCCGTAAGATGGTACACAAACTTCAGCAACACGGTTGAGTAAAAAACCATCCGTATCTCTCCCTTACTTACAGTTGCCAACTTCACGGATCACTAGATTGCCATCGGTCAGTATTTCCTCGTCTACCATCGGTATCAGATCGGTTTGCTCGTCGGTGGACACCTCCTTCATCAGCTTCGTGTGCACCGGATCGGTCTGCACCACTGCATTGACGCGACGCATACGCCTGAAACGATGCAAACGCTGCTTGAAACCCTTCTCACGCACACGTGCGGGGTCGTCGTTGGGGTTGGCTATTTTTGGACGCCGTCTCATAAATAGAACACGAACGCTCGCAGAACGCCTGAGGGGAACCACTCACTTGGAAGCTTCAAGCAGCCGCGCTTTGATGTCGGGTTTCGGTGGCGGAGGCACCACTACGGCGGTAAGGCTTGCGGGACGCCACGGTGGTCTTTCTTTGACCATCGGAACACCGGCCGTGGTCGGTTCGTCTTTGGATGTTTTGCGCACCGCTTTCGTCACTCCAACCGATCTGGAAGGGACACATACACTGCTGTAATTGCACCCAATGGCAGAAACATTGTTGgtcacccccctcccccccccccccccccttacctGAGCGAAGTGTGTGAAGTGGCGGCCGAAATGACCAGCGACTCATCACTGGCACTGTGCGTTTCATCGGACGACACTACGCTTGCAGGCGATTTgctcataatttttttttttttcctttttagtGGACACTTTCTGTCACCACAATTACCGCACAATGTTGTAAAAATGTAACGTCGCTCTGGATGAGCGAATGTTTAATCGATTTCTTTGAATTCTACCACACGCGTCGTTTACGCGTCATATACACACACTGCCCAATGCGCCACCGTTCATGCGTGCTGCTCCGGCAACGGCGCTGATGCCAACGCTTGCTTGGTCGGTTGCGAACTGTTGCAGAGTGGAGAAACAATAATATTCCATACCACCGCAAGCAGTGCGCCAGCAATCCTGGGAGGGAGAAAATCCCACCGTACGGAAGCGCGGGAAAACAGTACCAAGCTTACACTCACGGTCACGAGGCACATTTCGTGGGTGTttggtattgatttttttttgttgctgttcccATTCTCTTTACCCTACACTAGCAAGCGCGTGGATGCCAACGAGCACGTGCTGCGCGGTGCTATTTACTGCGGCGAATTTTAATTCGGTATTGATTGTTTTAGATAATATCAATTAAATTGGTGCAGTACGGGCATGTTGGCAAACATGCATAAATTGAACCACATCTAGGGACAATCAGCTGTGAGCAATAATTATTCCTTTGCACATCATTCTAATTAATCGGCTCTATCTCTCCCTCTGACACACGCACGAGCCCAAGGGTgtaaagcaaacgaaaagcaATCAACTAAACAACCGGTATTCACTGTAACGCTATCGTTTTATTCGCACAAACCATCTGCGTAACTAGTTTGAATAGAATACGGCAAAATGCCGCAGCACGTCCTTGTTATAGTCGGCCAGCGTCGGTTTGCCGACGATGTAGCCACACTCCGAGTACAGGTCGAGCGGTGCCTTGCGGAACCACATGTTACGTTCCGTGCTGGAGCCAAGATCGAGCGTGTTCAGCTGATAGACGCTAAAGTGGAACGTTTTGCTGTCGGTTTGCACCGCCTGCACCGTGATAGGATTGGGTAGCGTTTTCACATCGTCCCCATACAGCTGACGGGCTCGGGCCGCAGCGACAGTGAACGCTTTCAGCATCGTTCGCCCTTCGATTTGATCGCGCGATACGGGTAGCTCGGTGGCGTTTTTCACGTCGCTTGGCGAACAGTGGATGAGAATGGTGTGCGGATGGGACAGCTTATAGTTACGGCTGATGGCTGTGAATAATACAAGAGATGTACAGATTATTAGATTATTGGACAAAATGGTCCATCTGCCAGCGTTACGTACGATATTCGTTCTTCCAGTCGTAAATGTTTTGCACCGGTATGGAAACCGTCTCCTTCAGCGGGAACAGATTGGGAAGCTCAACATCCAGCGGCCGATAGACGGACGTATCGAGCGGTTTCAGCGGTTCCTGTGATATGATCATCGATTCCGCCTTCAGGTTCAGCAGCACCCGTTCGCTGTCCTTTACCAGAGGGACTAAAAATCGTGCATTAAACACAACCTTCCGGTTCGCATTCACGGCTCGTCCCGCAAAACGTTCGCAGTGTGTAACGAGCTTGGACAGTATCAGCTGACtgtaatgaatgaaaaaaatacgTATCGATCAGTATGTGCCCGCAGAGCGTACCACAAGCGACTACTTACTTCCGTCTGCCCTCCGATATGCCGTACGTGCGGGGCAGCTTGTACGCCGGACGGTCCGGCACCTTTACGATTGCGTTTTTGACCTGCTCCGTGTCGAACACCAGTGCCGATAGGACGGCTTGctgcatcgatcgatcgagctgGGTTGTTATTTTCGTTTGCTCCAGCTTTTCCTCCACCTTCAGCGGCAGATCGTCGTACACGGCCGTGTTCAGGAGGCTCTGTGCCTGACGTAcgccttccagcagcacattGGTGTCTCCGTACACGTACGCCGGTTCGGCCTTCCACAGGGGATGCGTTTCGTCCAGCGCTACCGGCGGCGGTACCATGCCGGGGATATTGAAGTCCTCCCGAGGTCGCTGCTCCTTCAGCACCTCGGACGGGTCGACGACGGTGATACCGCGCGCAGCAAGCTCCTCCTCGGCACCGGTACTGTTCGGCACACGTTTGCCCTGCTGCAGCCAGTGCTTCTTGAAGAAGAAGCCTATGTGCTGCCGTAGAAGCGTGTTAGTTAGCCGCATTTTGGGGTGGGTTTCAAGTTTTACAACTAAACAGTGATTAAATAACGCCCGGTTTCTATCAACACACCGCGAGCACGATTTTCTGTGCTTGCTGACATTTCGCTTTGCTGTTTACATTCGTAAATACAGCCATGCTAGCAGCCGGGTTGGACCATGTGCAGCTggcttgaaaaagaaaaatggctgtacaaaatatgtttcaaaaaTTTAGATTACAAGGAAAAagaaatttaatgttcaacAAGAAGAAATGTGTCAGCTGATTTGTGGCTAAAACACGTTAACATTACCCTTATATCACCCTTACCCTTATAAAACCCATACCAAAGTGAGGCCGTTTAATGGCTgtcccaaaaaataaaataacgaaATAAATTGGATTATATTGTATAGAAACTCGTTATTGATCCAGCAGTTACTCGAAAGACCAAAACCAACTGAGATACCAgagtaaaataaaagataattacacatacagtggagcgccgtttatccgggtaccttttatccggctttccgtttatccgtgctgttgagaaatgacagttcaatacaaaagtgacattgggttatgaggaggatatttgaaaaagcggttataagagcacattgtcataacaaaaaacactataattcatggcaaatgttaaaaattctctttcgaaaaacatgaagttaataaaaactcggttattttatcaaaaaataagaaaaaattccaaaaaataaccaggaattggtgataaaatatatgatttgactcattatccgtgttattcgcttatccgggcgaagccatgtcccgagaagcccggataaacggcgctccactgtacctAATCGTTCAGGGATCAGCTGCAGCGACCGTGCCCTAAAGCTGGCACGCAATGAGCTAACCTGCACGGGAAAAGCTGCTGAACGTACCTGTCAAAGCTTTCGTAGCAAATTGCTCCCTCGGTCACAATCGCAGTTTTTTCGAGACGACGACGAAGCAGTAACTGCGCGCTGGTCCTAACTTTTCGGTACGTTTCTTGCGTAGTGCAACTTCGATTCCGGTGCAATATATTTTACCAACAGTTAAAAAGCATTCACTTTACTCCTCCCCCACTCCCTTAACTGTGTGCTAGTGAATTAGCGTACTAATTTTGTAACCATTTCCTCTGGTGCAGTTTGCAGTTTGCTATTACAACACCGCTAGCAAGATGGCTCTCAGCGATGCCGATGTCCAGAAACAGGTAAGTGCCGATACACACCACATTTGGGGCAGCATCATAATTGTGTGCCATTTGGCGTGGAAATTGTCTGAATGTTCCGAGAAAAAGGCGACAATCCGCAGATCTGCGGACAACACTTTTGCAGTCTGCCCTTTCGTCGTCTTCGTTCGGGTCACGGGACCTGTCATGTGAAAAGTGTCAAACAGTGTGACCATGTGAAGGAGCGGGAAAGATAGGGAAGAGCGGTGCCACAAGCGAGATAGCGAATGTTTACTACTGCTGGTTGGAAGGAGTGGAAAATCTATTTTCTTTTAGCAAAAAACGCCTCTTTTCTGGGAAATTGTTGAATTTGGGCAGTTTATTTTCTACTCGCCACAAGTGGGACTTCCTTTAAACCGTTCCATTCGTCGGTCAATCGGTGTCTCAGCTGTTGCCGAATGTTGGTGAAGATGCAATATGTGTCACATGACCGACTCTCCCCATCCCACGGTGATGCCCTACAGATCTGTTCGCCATGTTTTATCATAGATACCGATAGgtgtttagttttttaaaagaaatgcaCGTGCATTGCTGAAAAAAGGGCTCCAAAATTGCATAACAGCTTAAAATCCAGAATTTGGATGTGCTTTTCTAAGCCTACAGCCCAGTCTGGGTGGGACGGCAAGTGGTTCGGCGACGACGTAACCACCAatcatgctgctgctactgctggtaGTCATATGACGGGCTTACAAGTTACCGTGTACCAAAGATAGCAAAACAGGGTAGCGAAGGCTTTTCCCCGTTTCTTAGCATACTTTTGTGCTTAAACCAtcggtttttttctcctcgtCGCACGCATTCCAGATCAAGCACATGATGGCCTTCATCGAGCAGGAGGCCAACGAGAAGGCGGAAGAGATCGATGCGAAAGCCGAGGAAGAGTTCAACATCGAGAAGGGCCGcctggtgcagcagcagcgcctgAAGATCATGGAGTACTacgaaaagaaggaaaagcagGTCGAGCTGCAGAAGAAGATCCAGTCTTCGAACATGCTGAACCAGGCCCGCTTGAAGGTGCTGAAAGTGCGCGAGGACCATGTATCCAACGTGCTCGATGAATGCCGTCGTCGTCTCGGCGAAGTGACGAAGGATCCCGCCCGCTACGGCGAGATCCTGACTGCCCTCATCACTCAGGGATTGCTACAGGTAGGAGATCGGGCGAACGTCCATTGCGATATTGCGTATTAAAGAtcattttctctccctctcctccTTTGTGTGACAGCTGATGGAGGCCAAGGTCCTCATCCGTGGCCGTCAGGCGGACGCTCAGGTTATCCAGAACGTACTGCCGGCCGCTGTAGAGCTGTACAAGTCCAAGTGCGGCCGTGACGTGGTGGTCACGCTCGATACGGAAAATTTCCTACCGGCCGACACAACGGGCGGAGTTGACCTGTTGGCACAGTCGGGACGCATCAAGGTACGGTACCGACGCTTCTTGTACGCTCCATGAATGGTGAATGCTTACAATCACATTATGCTTTCCGAACGCAGGTGGCCAACACTCTTGAGTCGCGATTGGAGTTGATTGCCCAGCAGTTGGTGCCGGAGATCCGTAATGCGCTGTTCGGTCGCAACATGAACCGCAAGTTCAACGACTAAGAAGAGCACAATCCTGGCTGATGTGTGCTGCTCGCTGTGGTAGCAGAACGTATGGCCGCCATCATCGCAACAACGCAACCCAGCGGCTGCGATGATGGAAGGCCCCACATCCACACCCAGAACGCACGTAAAATCACCATCCATTCTTACATAGATATCCTTGTTTCCGCATGCAAATAGCAGGTTCTATAACCGTTACTTATACTTACCCTGTCCGTCAGCAGCAATCGCAGGAAGGTCGTTTAGCATGGTTACTGTAACATCGTAGTTGAAAGTTTAGCCTCACCCATCCTTCGCTCTCCGAAGCGACCGTAGAAGCGAACGATCGAATGACCCCAACATCTCCGCCCCCCTTTGCGCCCTAACATCATGCGTGTACGAAGGTGTTCTTTTCGCCCCTCCTGGAAGGGAAAATACTTAATAATGGTTGAATCTTGCGCAATTTTTTCTATGCTGATGCCGATACCATCTAGGGCATTATCAGCATCTGTTCGGTCCATCTTGAACAGCGAAAGAACCCACCTTCTTGCACTGGCAGCAAAGGGGGGCACATTGGATCGGGAATACTGTCCCACAATAATTCCTCGTCTTCTTAACGGTCGGCCACTTTTCGGAAAGTGGGTGCACAGTGGCAATTGTGTACCCGGACTTTCAAGTTAAACGCAATTCACGTCCCTACTAGAATACATATGTTATGTTTTctgtacgcacacacagatgCAAAACATATACAATCACAAACGTTGATGCAGAATTATAGTATCTAAGTTTTATCGGAAACACATcgttcgtgaaaaaaaaaattgttgctACATATtataattgtttttaaatgatgttttgtttatttccattttcttaTTATCCCTGTTTATCTGCGCACCACCTTATCACGCCCACACACGCACTTTTTCGCTTGGTAATGGTTTATTACGAAGTGGAACTCACACATTCACAATGCACGATTGTTCGCTGTGAATGGTGCAGTTCCGGAAATGTTGTAGGTGTCGCAGTATTTTTGATCTATCGTATGTATGTTGCAAATAATGTCCCtacaaaaatatgataatATTTTTCCATCGTAAGCTTTTAAGTAAATCCCACGTCTTTGCTCTAGCCTCGTTTGTGTAGGGTGCTATGAGATGTATACGTTGGCCAACGTTTccttcctatttttttttgtctttcttgGTGGCACACTTTATTAGAAGAAGGCACGTAGGACAAGACTATCCAAACCATCAGCGAGCGTGTTTGCTAAATACTGAAACAAATCGTTAAAATACATTCCTTTAGAAAAGATCAATACTAATAGCAGTAGCGGCACGATTGTTTCAACAACACTCGATTTCGGCAACCAACACACGGTAACAACATCTTTCAGTGTGGCCTCTCTCGCTTTTCTTTCACGCCAGCCAAGTCACATTTTCGgtagaaaaaagtaaaagtaatTGTAATGTATGATATTGCTCCATTAGAAAGAATACCATCTAACAGGTCGTGGCCTGTGGTTCAATCCGGTGCATTACATACGTCTCCTTACCGCCAGCATCTTGCTTTGCGAGCACCAAAATGCAGCTGAAGCTTTTGCTGATCGTTCGAAGCAATGGTATGGAAATCTGTGTAATGTTCGTGTTGAACGCGGAAAATCACGATCCCAGGGAGCGTTAAATGAAGTTAATCGTTTTGTAaaggtgtgcgtgcgtgcgtgtgcaaCCAAGATCCATGTGAGTCTGTCgtaaaagaacaaaatataTATAAGTGTGTCTTGAAGAAAACATGTTATGGATttgatctttctttttttcatttattaaaatcGAAGTATTATAAGCAAACGCTTTCTTCGCGTAAATGTGTTGCCACCGGCTTTCTTACCGAAAGTAGTAAACCGGGCCAGCATGAGATCTTGGCCGtaaaaagggaaggaaggatTCGTTTGGAAAAGATGTACATTCTCATAACCACTACCGAGCTTAAGCAGGATGTTATtaagaaataaacaaactatATGTATATTGGAAGGAAAGTAGAACTTAATATAAAGGAAACAAGTAGGAGCaatgagaaaaaatgaaacaaaaaatcaacacaaaaaaaacacagaaagtatatatatatacataatTATAGGTATGAATAGATATTGTTGTAAACGACGAGTAAACGAAACTTAGTTAATGCAGAATCGCGCGTTTGATCACTAGGAGAAACTTGAACACACGTAACAGGAAGCtcataaaacaacaactttaTGCAACAAATGTAATACAGCCAACTCTGGGGGGAGAGGATGACTTAGGGGGTGGCATTAGAAGACAATGACAAAGCACAGCGTTCAATACTGTACGATAGAGCGAACATCAGTATGTATGGTATTCACATCAACAAATTCAGCTATATTCGCACCGAACGACCGAACGACCAGAAACGCCAGATATCTAGTTGAACGGTGAAGGGGAACACGGAATAACCCACGACGAGAGGGTGCCCTGCATGGCGCGGTTGCAATAGAGAAGATTCTTCTTCCTCTGTCCAACCATTGCGGTGACCGGTCCCCGCTGGATTCTTATATCCCGCTTCGTTTGAGCAGTGAATTATGTGCAAAAAACGTTCACAATAAATACACCACGGTATGGGATGTACGATCCAAAAACACGCGTGACCGTACGTTGGGCAGAAGTGAAAGAAAACATAGGAAGATATCAGCTACCTCCCAGGCACCCATTCCAGAGGTAAGGGTAATGCTTTATTTTCCTACACTAAGCTATCGATCAACTGGCGCAACTCTTGCACCTTTGCTTTACTGCACACCTTCAATGGCATAGCATCGACATTGCTTCCACCCATCGATATGGTTCCTGTTTGATGACCTCCCGCCGGTTTCGTTATGCTTGCCGATCCGTGTATTGCATCGCATCCGGTACGTTGCAGTATTTGCCGTGCATTTTGCGTCGATACTCCCGAACCGGGCATCACCCGAAGCGATTTACCGGTGAGCTAAAAGAATCAATCGAAAATTTAGATATTTCATCAACTGAAAgcaacaaatcaaacattacCTGATCTGCTATTTCCTTCATTTTAGTGATCGTTTCCATCCCTTGCTCTGCCGTCGGTTTCAATCCACTCGTCAAAACGGTCGAAAAGCCCAGCTCAGCTATCAGTTTTAGATTCTCGCCCAGTGCGCCCTCCTCCGTGCAGTCAATGGCACGGTGAAAGGTTAGCGGCAGCTCTCCCGCCGCCACAACCACTTGTTCGCAGTGTTGTCGATGCACGCGGCCGGATGATGATGGATCCAGTGCGCCGAACACGAACCCATCGGCACCGTTCTGTTTCAACAGCCGCATATCCCACAGCATTGCGTTCATTTCCTGCGCGGAGTAGCAAAAATCACTACCCCTTCGGCACCGTATCATGCAGTACACGGGGAAGATCGTTGGACGACCGCTTAGCAATGGTGCTGCGTATTCCGCTGCAAGGTATTGCTTTATTTCTCGCAACAGTCCCACCGATGGCGTCAGGCCACCTTCGCTCAGCGCAGAGCAGAGCTCTATACGGTCGGCGCCACCCTGAATCGCTGCAACGGCAGATTCGAATGTATCGACACACACTTCTAGTagaatttgcatttttatgaGTGCCCTGTTctgttgttggtgtttttacaaactgtttgcttttttgttttattgtttttttgacAAACAGCGAGAAGTTGAATTTCTTTCCCGCTTCGTGGAACAATGCATCTACAGTGAAGCAAAAGATAAGCTGGACACCACGAGCACGTGACGATGATTCAAGTATGGTATCATTTTTTCTACAATTCTGCTTACAGTGCAGTTTTACAGAACACGGAATTGTAGCCATTTTCTTCTGCGAAACATTCAAGAAGGTTACAAAAAGGATGAATTACTCAAAAACGGTCGAACAAATGGTTTGAAAGcaattgatttaaatatttataaccACCGCTGTTGTTGCAGTCCAGCTGTTTCATGATGAAATAATTAGACGCTTAATTTGTGATATCATGAAACACCAATTTAAACTTTAATTAGATTCTAAAAGTTatcataaataattttataaaatgtcaTTCCATTTTGCAACCACCGGCATTGACCACTGTGCACTGATCTGCCAGTTTCACCTTCGCGTCACGaaaccatcaacaacaacacagtcGCACACCCCTTCCCCCGTACCATCCACAGCcacccacacccacactgCTCACACAAATATGCACAATCTTGCCATCTAAACACCACAAAACCGGCTCCGTGGTGATGTTGAATTCCGTTTCCCACGATACTTCGTTCGCAACTTGTCGAACGTCAGcaaccgacgacgacggcaaCGGCACGCCAGTGTACAACCATCAGCTCCGGGATTAGTTTCGATCGAGGTGGAAACGGTGTTGCTCCGGACGGGCTACTAGATTCGTTTGTGATTGTAGTTGGAGCattgtttttgggggaaacCGTAAAACGCGCTGTGAGCTGGATCACGGGCAGTGCTGCTGGAATTTAGCATCGAAAAGACATTGTGAAGTCACAGCAATTAGGTGTGCTGCGAGTGGAAAAACCTTCCGCTGTTGCGCTGGAAGGGGAAAACTTGTGTCCCAGGTATGTAGCTGTTTTCCGTGCTAATCCATTCGCCATGCCAGAAATCGATTGTGGGTGAAAAAAGTGGTTACTTTTCCCGACTGCCCAATGTGGGACGGAGGAAAAGAAATTCAAGTGAAAGTGTCACCCCCATGTGTGCAACAacaggtagcagcagcagcaccgcaaTGCGCAATGCGCTGCACTGCACTATTAATAGCTGCAGTGCTGCAGTTGCACCATTGGTGagatgtgtgcatgtgtgcgggGTGCATCAGTAAACAAACGTCTCAAAAGAAAGAATGTAGTTAATCTGTTTGATTGGCTACAATATATATTCGCAATTTGTTACGCTAAAACAAGCGTGACTTGTTATGATCATAATTATCATCTACAACAACGATCATGGTTAGTGGATGGTATGCGTTAGTATCGCTTTTATCTTGCGGATTATACGGACACCGCTAAACTGCGTCCATCCTTTTCGCTAACCTTCAGACCGTATCCGAAGATGTGAGCAAGTCTGTGCGCGCTGTTCATCACCCCGCGGCTATGGTTTCAGCTTACTTTACATAAGTTTTGTTTCCCTGGCAACGCTCTTAGTCCACCATCAGGCCGCTTACATCATAACCGAAAAAGGCGTACGATTAATTCCAGCCTTCTTTCGAACCCCGTTTGGGTGATGCGTGTTCGGATGGGATGGTTTCAAAGGATTGGATCATAAGATATGCAAACACAGAAACTGACCATCGTCAAAGGTGTGACTATTTTGTCCGTGTTCGATCTCATCCACGATGACACAATACCTGTGAatgggatttttgttttgtttggaaatCACAACATTCCTCTGAAACATCATTAAACATATTAATGCTCCCATAAC encodes the following:
- the LOC11175513 gene encoding uncharacterized protein LOC11175513 codes for the protein MSKSPASVVSSDETHSASDESLVISAATSHTSLRSVGVTKAVRKTSKDEPTTAGVPMVKERPPWRPASLTAVVVPPPPKPDIKARLLEASKRMRRVNAVVQTDPVHTKLMKEVSTDEQTDLIPMVDEEILTDGNLVIREVGNLILTHSVAQMTDGVETCDSGTQTAIPRSGISFRKFLEPITGHEQMMSLVASALRTPEEDQLELEGTKPESEQQHTKPMFSCTELEPAGERFPNDHTEPGSSQSGSDSIKEPNTPDLISATVEGDPSPHRTAATLLETPTFAAWQNLDFSDEESEGYVPRELPRRPIGEGDRPWADFKDLVIGSRVANMRLSPVPPRKPRAPNQKTVTWSDRQHRAVSKLINEASALVDMFDHVSLLLGPDITLHKLPPQQEFQLPPAKWEPLLTKSCDLLEEKLAQVRHLSVSDFERPTHEPKISITSCTNSPMLSDVGPEDI
- the LOC1273562 gene encoding large ribosomal subunit protein mL37 — protein: MRLTNTLLRQHIGFFFKKHWLQQGKRVPNSTGAEEELAARGITVVDPSEVLKEQRPREDFNIPGMVPPPVALDETHPLWKAEPAYVYGDTNVLLEGVRQAQSLLNTAVYDDLPLKVEEKLEQTKITTQLDRSMQQAVLSALVFDTEQVKNAIVKVPDRPAYKLPRTYGISEGRRNQLILSKLVTHCERFAGRAVNANRKVVFNARFLVPLVKDSERVLLNLKAESMIISQEPLKPLDTSVYRPLDVELPNLFPLKETVSIPVQNIYDWKNEYPISRNYKLSHPHTILIHCSPSDVKNATELPVSRDQIEGRTMLKAFTVAAARARQLYGDDVKTLPNPITVQAVQTDSKTFHFSVYQLNTLDLGSSTERNMWFRKAPLDLYSECGYIVGKPTLADYNKDVLRHFAVFYSN
- the LOC1273561 gene encoding V-type proton ATPase subunit E, which encodes MALSDADVQKQIKHMMAFIEQEANEKAEEIDAKAEEEFNIEKGRLVQQQRLKIMEYYEKKEKQVELQKKIQSSNMLNQARLKVLKVREDHVSNVLDECRRRLGEVTKDPARYGEILTALITQGLLQLMEAKVLIRGRQADAQVIQNVLPAAVELYKSKCGRDVVVTLDTENFLPADTTGGVDLLAQSGRIKVANTLESRLELIAQQLVPEIRNALFGRNMNRKFND
- the LOC1273560 gene encoding copper homeostasis protein cutC homolog, whose product is MQILLEVCVDTFESAVAAIQGGADRIELCSALSEGGLTPSVGLLREIKQYLAAEYAAPLLSGRPTIFPVYCMIRCRRGSDFCYSAQEMNAMLWDMRLLKQNGADGFVFGALDPSSSGRVHRQHCEQVVVAAGELPLTFHRAIDCTEEGALGENLKLIAELGFSTVLTSGLKPTAEQGMETITKMKEIADQLTGKSLRVMPGSGVSTQNARQILQRTGCDAIHGSASITKPAGGHQTGTISMGGSNVDAMPLKVCSKAKVQELRQLIDSLV